A window of Streptomyces sp. Je 1-332 genomic DNA:
CCACGGCGCGCAGCGCGCGGGAGCTGGGACGGTTCACGATGGGGGTGCCGGGTCCCGCGACAAGCGGTCTGTCGGCGGGGGTGCACGAACTCCTGCGGCGTGACGGGGTTCTGGTGACCGACGCGGCGGAAATCGTCGAGTTGGTGGGCGACATGGGCGAGCTGGCTCCCGAGCGGCGGGGCCCTGTCGTGCCGCGCGATCTGCTCGCGCCGGAAGCCGCGCGGGTCCTCGCGGCCGTGCCCGGCCGGGGCAGTGCCTCGGCCCAGGAGATCGCACTCGGGGCGGGCATGGTGGTCGACGCGGCGATCGGTCGGTTGTACGAGTTGCGCTCCCTGGGGTTTGTCGAACGACACGGCGACGGCTGGCAGTTGACACGCCAGGCGAATGCATCGGTCTTGCAGAAGGGAGGCGGTTGGTGACCGACCGTGTTCGGCCGTCTGGATGAACCCCCGACGGCCTTGGGAATGGCCGTAGTTGACGCTTCATGGTCGTCACACACGGCGACGAGCGGTACTCGGTGGGGCGCCCAGCGGAACGTATCTGCGTACGCGGGATCCCCTACTGTTCGCACACTGCGACACTTCAGTCACGCTACGCTCACAAGGATTCCGACGCGGACAGGCAACCACAGGCAAGCAGACGGACAACCTCATTCACTTCACGCAAACTCACCACCTCGCGGGCGTGGACCACTCCATCGGCTCGCACGACCTCACCAGTTCACGGCAGAACGGCTCAAGGCAACAAATGCCCCAGCACACCTCAGGGTCCGATCGGGCGGCGGCTCCCCCCGCCGCCCGTAGCGGCGAGCGGGAGCGGCCCCCCGCCCCCTCGTCGCTGGACGAGCTGTGGCGGTCGTACAAGGACACGGGGGACGGGCGGCTGCGCGAGCAGCTGATCCTGCACTACTCACCGCTGGTGAAGTACGTCGCGGGCCGGGTCAGCGTGGGCCTGCCGCCCAATGTCGAGCAGGCGGACTTCGTGTCGTCCGGGGTGTTCGGTCTCATCGACGCGATCGAGAAGTTCGACATCGAGCGGTCGATCAAGTTCGAGACGTACGCGATCACTCGTATCCGTGGCGCGATGATCGACGAACTCCGGGCGCTCGACTGGATTCCCCGGTCCGTGCGGCAGAAGGCACGCAACGTCGAGCGGGCCTACGCCACGCTCGAGGCGCAGTTGCGGCGCACGCCGTCGGAGGGCGAGGTCGCCCACGAGATGGGCATCGCCATCGAGGAACTGCACGCCATTTTCAGCCAGTTGTCGCTGGCGAACGTGGTGGCCCTGGAGGAGCTGCTGCACGTCGGCGGTGAGGGCGGCAACCGGCTGAGCCTGATGGACACGCTCGAGGACACCGCCGCCGACAACCCCGTCGAGGTCGCCGAGGACCGCGAGCTGCGGCGGCTGCTCGCGCGCGCGATCAACACGCTGCCGGAGCGGGAGAAGACCGTCGTCACGCTCTACTACTACGAAGGCCTGACGCTCGCCGAGATCGGCAACGTGCTCGGCGTGACGGAGAGCCGGGTGAGCCAGATCCACACGAAATCCGTGCTGCAGCTGCGGGCGAAGCTGGCGAGTTTCGGCCGCTGAGAGCGCTGAATCGTCCCTGCCCCAGGCCCACGGCCGCCCCTGCTCCGGCCCGTGCCGCGCGGTCCGGGGGCGCGGGTCTCAGCGGTGTATCGACTCCCGTCCCGGCGGTCACGTCCGTAGAGTGGAGGGCGTGCCAAGGATTCGAGCGGCCTCTGTGGCCGAGCACCGGTCGATGCAGCGCGGCGCCCTGCTGGACGCCGCGAGGTCCCTGCTGTCCGAGGGCGGTACGGAGGCGTTGACCTTCCCCGCCCTCGCCGAGCGAACGGGGCTCGCGCGGTCCTCCGTGTACGAGTACTTCCGGTCGCGGGCCGCGGTCGTGGAGGAGCTGTGCGCGGTTGACTTCCCCGTCTGGGCCGCGGAGGTCTCCGCCGCGATGGAGGGGGCCGATTCCGCCGAGGGCAAGGTCGAGGCGTACGTCAGGCGTCAGCTCGATCTGGTGGGGGACCGGCGCCACCGGGCCGTCGTCGCGATCTCCGCGGCCGAGCTGGACGCGGGTGCGCGCGAGAAGATCCGGGCCGCGCACGGAGGGCTCGTCGCCATGATCGGCGAGGCGCTGTGCGAGCTGGGGCACGCTGAGCCACGGCTCGCGGCGATGCTCCTGCAGGGTGTCGTGGACGCGGCCGTGCGGCGCATCGAGCTGGGCGCCGCGGAAGACCCGTCCGCCATCACCGAGGCGGCCGTGACCATGGCCCTGCGGGGTGTGCGGGGCTGAGGCCTCCCACATCGAAGCCCGGCAGAACGCCTGCCCACAGGGGGACCGGCCGCAGCAACGGCACATCGATCACCGGCAGCAGGCGGGACGCCCCGCGTCGCAGCAGCCATGGCGGCATCAACGCCAGTGGGTCCAGATACGCCTCGCCCCGCAGCAGCCCCCAGTGCAGGCAGCTGCCCGTGCAGTGGGCGCGGGGCGGTTCCAGCACCCCCAGCGTCCCGCCCGCCGCCACTTCGGCGCCCTTCTTGACCGTGGCCCGCACCGGCTCGTACGTCGTACGCAGGGGCGGGTCGCCGGTGCCCGTCAGCTCCACGGAGATCACTCCCCGCCCCGCCACCCGGCCGGCGAAGGAGACCCTGCCCGCGGCCGCGGCCCGGACCACCGAGCCCGGCGCCGCCGCGAGGTCCACGCCCCGGTGGCCCCGGCCGTACTCCGTCGCCGGCGGCTCCCAGCCCCGTACGACAGCAGGCCGCACCCCCACGGGCCAAGCGCGGCCGATCTTCGGTACCGGCTCCCCGGCGGCGCCGGCCGGGAACGTCACCGCAGTGATCAGTGCCACGGCCGCCAGCACAGAACCCAGCCCTCTGCTCAGCCTTCTTCGCATGTGAGACATGGCAGAACCGTCCCGCGACGAGCCGGTCCGCGGGGATCATGGCGCGGATCTGTGGATGACCAGCCGCTTGTGGATATCGGCGTCACCCGCTGCCTCGCGGGTCCCGTACACTTCTTGTGGCGATCCGGGTCACCGGGTCGACTTCGCACGCCCCGACATCAGGCCATGAAAAGCCAGGTGCCAGCGCCTCTCGGTCCTCTGTGGCACGGCGCATCGCGGGCGTCAGGCGCGACCGCCATCCGGCGGACGCGGCACAACCGAGAACACCAAGGAGTACGGCCATGGCCGTCGTCACGATGCGGGAGCTGCTGGAAAGCGGCGTCCACTTCGGTCACCAGACCCGTCGTTGGAACCCGAAGATGAAGCGCTTCATCTTCACGGAGCGCAACGGCATCTACATCATCGACCTGCTCCAGTCGCTGTCGTACATCGACCGCGCCTACGAGTTCGTCAAGGAGACCGTCGCCCACGGCGGCACGGTCATGTTCGTCGGCACGAAGAAGCAGGCGCAGGAGGCCATCGCCGAGCAGGCGACCCGCGTCGGCATGCCCTACGTGAACCAGCGCTGGCTGGGCGGCATGCTCACCAACTTCTCGACCGTCTACAAGCGCCTGCAGCGCCTGAAGGAGCTCGAGCAGATCGACTTCGAGGATGTGGCCGCGTCCGGCCTCACCAAGAAGGAGCTGCTCGTCCTCTCCCGCGAGAAGGCCAAGCTGGAGAAGACCCTCGGCGGTATCCGCGAGATGTCCAAGGTGCCCAGCGCCGTCTGGATCGTGGACACCAAGAAGGAGCACATCGCGGTCGGCGAGGCCCGGAAGCTCAACATCCCGGTCGTCGCCATCCTCGACACCAACTGTGACCCCGACGAGGTCGACTACAAGATCCCGGGCAACGACGACGCGATCCGCTCCGTCACCCTGCTCACCCGCGTGATCGCCGACGCCGTCGCCGAGGGCCTCATCGCCCGTTCCGGCGTGGCCACCGGCGACCAGAAGCCGGGCGAGAAGGCCGCCGGCGAGCCGCTCGCCGAGTGGGAGCGCGACCTGCTCGAGGGCGACAAGAAGGCTGACGAGCCCAAGGCCGACGAGCCGAAGGCCGCCGAGGCCGAGGCCGAGGTTCAGAAGTCCGCCGAGACGGAGAAGGCCGCCGACGCCGAGCAGGCCGAGGCCCCCGCCGAGGTTGCCGCCGCCGAGGCCCCCGCCGCGGAGACCGAGCAGGCCT
This region includes:
- the whiG gene encoding RNA polymerase sigma factor WhiG — encoded protein: MPQHTSGSDRAAAPPAARSGERERPPAPSSLDELWRSYKDTGDGRLREQLILHYSPLVKYVAGRVSVGLPPNVEQADFVSSGVFGLIDAIEKFDIERSIKFETYAITRIRGAMIDELRALDWIPRSVRQKARNVERAYATLEAQLRRTPSEGEVAHEMGIAIEELHAIFSQLSLANVVALEELLHVGGEGGNRLSLMDTLEDTAADNPVEVAEDRELRRLLARAINTLPEREKTVVTLYYYEGLTLAEIGNVLGVTESRVSQIHTKSVLQLRAKLASFGR
- a CDS encoding helix-turn-helix domain-containing protein encodes the protein MAEHRSMQRGALLDAARSLLSEGGTEALTFPALAERTGLARSSVYEYFRSRAAVVEELCAVDFPVWAAEVSAAMEGADSAEGKVEAYVRRQLDLVGDRRHRAVVAISAAELDAGAREKIRAAHGGLVAMIGEALCELGHAEPRLAAMLLQGVVDAAVRRIELGAAEDPSAITEAAVTMALRGVRG
- a CDS encoding M23 family metallopeptidase, translating into MTAVTFPAGAAGEPVPKIGRAWPVGVRPAVVRGWEPPATEYGRGHRGVDLAAAPGSVVRAAAAGRVSFAGRVAGRGVISVELTGTGDPPLRTTYEPVRATVKKGAEVAAGGTLGVLEPPRAHCTGSCLHWGLLRGEAYLDPLALMPPWLLRRGASRLLPVIDVPLLRPVPLWAGVLPGFDVGGLSPAHPAGPWSRPPR
- the rpsB gene encoding 30S ribosomal protein S2, yielding MAVVTMRELLESGVHFGHQTRRWNPKMKRFIFTERNGIYIIDLLQSLSYIDRAYEFVKETVAHGGTVMFVGTKKQAQEAIAEQATRVGMPYVNQRWLGGMLTNFSTVYKRLQRLKELEQIDFEDVAASGLTKKELLVLSREKAKLEKTLGGIREMSKVPSAVWIVDTKKEHIAVGEARKLNIPVVAILDTNCDPDEVDYKIPGNDDAIRSVTLLTRVIADAVAEGLIARSGVATGDQKPGEKAAGEPLAEWERDLLEGDKKADEPKADEPKAAEAEAEVQKSAETEKAADAEQAEAPAEVAAAEAPAAETEQA